A window of Ovis canadensis isolate MfBH-ARS-UI-01 breed Bighorn chromosome X, ARS-UI_OviCan_v2, whole genome shotgun sequence contains these coding sequences:
- the CDK16 gene encoding cyclin-dependent kinase 16 isoform X2 has protein sequence MRVRRLLGWDPFPSLRPAQVAMDRMKKIKRQLSMTLRGGRGIDKTNGAPEQIGLDESGGGGGSDLGEAPTRAAPGEPRSVRGPLSSAPEIVHEDLKMGSDGESDQASATSSDEVQSPVRVRMRNHPPRKISTEDINKRLSLPADIRLPEGYLEKLTLNSPIFDKPLSRRLRRVSLSEIGFGKLETYIKLDKLGEGTYATVYKGKSKLTDNLVALKEIRLEHEEGAPCTAIREVSLLKDLKHANIVTLHDIIHTEKSLTLVFEYLDKDLKQYLDDCGNIINMHNVKLFLFQLLRGLAYCHRQKVLHRDLKPQNLLINERGELKLADFGLARAKSIPTKTYSNEVVTLWYRPPDILLGSTDYSTQIDMWGVGCIFYEMATGRPLFPGSTVEEQLHFIFRILGTPNEDTWPGILSNEEFRTYNYPKYRAEALLSHAPRVDSDGADLLTKLLQFEGRNRISAEDAMKHPFFLSLGDRIHKLPDTTSIFALKEIQLQKEASIRSSSMPDSGRPAYRVVDTEF, from the exons ATGAGGGTCAGGCGACTGCTAGGGTGGGACCCATTCCCATCCCTACGCCCTGCTCAGGTCGCCATGGATCGGATGAAGAAGATCAAACGGCAGCTGTCAATGACACTCCGAGGGGGCCGAGGTATAGATAAGACCAATGGTGCCCCTGAACAGATAGGCCTGGATGAGAGTGGCGGGGGCGGCGGCAGTGACCTTGGAGAGGCCCCCACACGTGCTGCCCCTGGGGAACCTCGCTCTGTACGGGGCCCACTCAGCTCTGCACCAG AGATTGTGCATGAGGACTTGAAGATGGGGTCTGACGGGGAAAGTGACCAGGCTTCAGCCACGTCCTCCGATGAGGTGCAGTCACCAGTGAGGGTGCGCATGCGCAACCATCCCCCACGCAAGATCTCCACTGAG GACATCAACAAGCGCCTATCACTACCAGCTGACATCCGGCTGCCTGAGGGCTACCTTGAGAAGCTGACCCTCAACAGCCCCATCTTTGACAAGCCCCTCAGCCGCCGTCTCCGCCGTGTCAGCTTG TCTGAGATCGGCTTTGGGAAACTGGAGACCTACATCAAGTTGGACAAGCTGGGAGAG GGTACCTATGCCACTGTCTACAAAGGCAAAAGCAAGCTCACAGACAACCTTGTGGCACTCAAGGAGATCAGACTGGAACACGAAGAGGGGGCACCCTGCACCGCCATCCGGGAAG TGTCCCTGCTCAAGGACCTCAAACACGCCAACATCGTCACGCTACATGACATTATTCACACGGAGAAGTCCCTCACCCTTGTCTTTGAGTACCTG GACAAGGACCTGAAGCAGTACCTGGATGACTGTGGGAACATCATCAACATGCACAACGTGAAA CTGTTCCTGTTCCAGCTGCTCCGTGGCCTGGCCTACTGCCACCGGCAGAAGGTGCTACACCGAGACCTCAAGCCACAGAACCTACTCATCAATGAGCGAGGAGAGCTCAAGCTGGCTGACTTCG GCCTGGCCCGGGCCAAGTCAATTCCAACGAAGACCTACTCCAACGAGGTGGTAACACTGTGGTACCGGCCCCCTGACATCCTGCTCGGGTCCACGGACTACTCCACTCAGATTGACATGTG GGGTGTGGGCTGCATCTTCTATGAGATGGCCACAGGCCGGCCCCTCTTCCCAGGCTCCACAGTGGAGGAGCAGCTGCACTTCATCTTCCGCATCTTGG GAACCCCAAATGAAGATACGTGGCCAGGCATCCTGTCCAATGAAGAGTTCAGGACATACAACTACCCCAAGTACCGAGCCGAGGCCCTTTTGAGCCATGCACCCCG AGTTGACAGCGACGGGGCTGACCTCCTCACCAAGCTGCTGCAG TTTGAAGGTCGCAATCGGATCTCCGCAGAGGATGCCATGAAACATCCATTCTTCCTCAGTCTGGGGGATCGGATCCACAAACTTCCTGACA
- the CDK16 gene encoding cyclin-dependent kinase 16 isoform X6, which translates to MDRMKKIKRQLSMTLRGGRGIDKTNGAPEQIGLDESGGGGGSDLGEAPTRAAPGEPRSVRGPLSSAPEIVHEDLKMGSDGESDQASATSSDEVQSPVRVRMRNHPPRKISTEDINKRLSLPADIRLPEGYLEKLTLNSPIFDKPLSRRLRRVSLSEIGFGKLETYIKLDKLGEGTYATVYKGKSKLTDNLVALKEIRLEHEEGAPCTAIREVSLLKDLKHANIVTLHDIIHTEKSLTLVFEYLDKDLKQYLDDCGNIINMHNVKLFLFQLLRGLAYCHRQKVLHRDLKPQNLLINERGELKLADFGLARAKSIPTKTYSNEVVTLWYRPPDILLGSTDYSTQIDMWGVGCIFYEMATGRPLFPGSTVEEQLHFIFRILGTPNEDTWPGILSNEEFRTYNYPKYRAEALLSHAPRVDSDGADLLTKLLQFEGRNRISAEDAMKHPFFLSLGDRIHKLPDTTSIFALKEIQLQKEASIRSSSMPDSGRPAYRVVDTEF; encoded by the exons ATGGATCGGATGAAGAAGATCAAACGGCAGCTGTCAATGACACTCCGAGGGGGCCGAGGTATAGATAAGACCAATGGTGCCCCTGAACAGATAGGCCTGGATGAGAGTGGCGGGGGCGGCGGCAGTGACCTTGGAGAGGCCCCCACACGTGCTGCCCCTGGGGAACCTCGCTCTGTACGGGGCCCACTCAGCTCTGCACCAG AGATTGTGCATGAGGACTTGAAGATGGGGTCTGACGGGGAAAGTGACCAGGCTTCAGCCACGTCCTCCGATGAGGTGCAGTCACCAGTGAGGGTGCGCATGCGCAACCATCCCCCACGCAAGATCTCCACTGAG GACATCAACAAGCGCCTATCACTACCAGCTGACATCCGGCTGCCTGAGGGCTACCTTGAGAAGCTGACCCTCAACAGCCCCATCTTTGACAAGCCCCTCAGCCGCCGTCTCCGCCGTGTCAGCTTG TCTGAGATCGGCTTTGGGAAACTGGAGACCTACATCAAGTTGGACAAGCTGGGAGAG GGTACCTATGCCACTGTCTACAAAGGCAAAAGCAAGCTCACAGACAACCTTGTGGCACTCAAGGAGATCAGACTGGAACACGAAGAGGGGGCACCCTGCACCGCCATCCGGGAAG TGTCCCTGCTCAAGGACCTCAAACACGCCAACATCGTCACGCTACATGACATTATTCACACGGAGAAGTCCCTCACCCTTGTCTTTGAGTACCTG GACAAGGACCTGAAGCAGTACCTGGATGACTGTGGGAACATCATCAACATGCACAACGTGAAA CTGTTCCTGTTCCAGCTGCTCCGTGGCCTGGCCTACTGCCACCGGCAGAAGGTGCTACACCGAGACCTCAAGCCACAGAACCTACTCATCAATGAGCGAGGAGAGCTCAAGCTGGCTGACTTCG GCCTGGCCCGGGCCAAGTCAATTCCAACGAAGACCTACTCCAACGAGGTGGTAACACTGTGGTACCGGCCCCCTGACATCCTGCTCGGGTCCACGGACTACTCCACTCAGATTGACATGTG GGGTGTGGGCTGCATCTTCTATGAGATGGCCACAGGCCGGCCCCTCTTCCCAGGCTCCACAGTGGAGGAGCAGCTGCACTTCATCTTCCGCATCTTGG GAACCCCAAATGAAGATACGTGGCCAGGCATCCTGTCCAATGAAGAGTTCAGGACATACAACTACCCCAAGTACCGAGCCGAGGCCCTTTTGAGCCATGCACCCCG AGTTGACAGCGACGGGGCTGACCTCCTCACCAAGCTGCTGCAG TTTGAAGGTCGCAATCGGATCTCCGCAGAGGATGCCATGAAACATCCATTCTTCCTCAGTCTGGGGGATCGGATCCACAAACTTCCTGACA
- the CDK16 gene encoding cyclin-dependent kinase 16 isoform X4, translating into MRVAGAAAVTLERPPHVLPLGNLALYGAHSALHQPLQASWHLPAPGLPSQGIRLLLPLPAHWPWASHSLSSPLTRGAPLEIVHEDLKMGSDGESDQASATSSDEVQSPVRVRMRNHPPRKISTEDINKRLSLPADIRLPEGYLEKLTLNSPIFDKPLSRRLRRVSLSEIGFGKLETYIKLDKLGEGTYATVYKGKSKLTDNLVALKEIRLEHEEGAPCTAIREVSLLKDLKHANIVTLHDIIHTEKSLTLVFEYLDKDLKQYLDDCGNIINMHNVKLFLFQLLRGLAYCHRQKVLHRDLKPQNLLINERGELKLADFGLARAKSIPTKTYSNEVVTLWYRPPDILLGSTDYSTQIDMWGVGCIFYEMATGRPLFPGSTVEEQLHFIFRILGTPNEDTWPGILSNEEFRTYNYPKYRAEALLSHAPRVDSDGADLLTKLLQFEGRNRISAEDAMKHPFFLSLGDRIHKLPDTTSIFALKEIQLQKEASIRSSSMPDSGRPAYRVVDTEF; encoded by the exons ATGAGAGTGGCGGGGGCGGCGGCAGTGACCTTGGAGAGGCCCCCACACGTGCTGCCCCTGGGGAACCTCGCTCTGTACGGGGCCCACTCAGCTCTGCACCAG CCCCTTCAGGCCTCCTGGCACCTGCCTGCCCCAGGCCTGCCTTCCCAGGGCATTCGGCTACTTCTGCCGCTGCCTGCCCACTGGCCCTGGGCAAGCCACAGTCTCAGCTCGCCGCTGACACGGGGTGCTCCACTAG AGATTGTGCATGAGGACTTGAAGATGGGGTCTGACGGGGAAAGTGACCAGGCTTCAGCCACGTCCTCCGATGAGGTGCAGTCACCAGTGAGGGTGCGCATGCGCAACCATCCCCCACGCAAGATCTCCACTGAG GACATCAACAAGCGCCTATCACTACCAGCTGACATCCGGCTGCCTGAGGGCTACCTTGAGAAGCTGACCCTCAACAGCCCCATCTTTGACAAGCCCCTCAGCCGCCGTCTCCGCCGTGTCAGCTTG TCTGAGATCGGCTTTGGGAAACTGGAGACCTACATCAAGTTGGACAAGCTGGGAGAG GGTACCTATGCCACTGTCTACAAAGGCAAAAGCAAGCTCACAGACAACCTTGTGGCACTCAAGGAGATCAGACTGGAACACGAAGAGGGGGCACCCTGCACCGCCATCCGGGAAG TGTCCCTGCTCAAGGACCTCAAACACGCCAACATCGTCACGCTACATGACATTATTCACACGGAGAAGTCCCTCACCCTTGTCTTTGAGTACCTG GACAAGGACCTGAAGCAGTACCTGGATGACTGTGGGAACATCATCAACATGCACAACGTGAAA CTGTTCCTGTTCCAGCTGCTCCGTGGCCTGGCCTACTGCCACCGGCAGAAGGTGCTACACCGAGACCTCAAGCCACAGAACCTACTCATCAATGAGCGAGGAGAGCTCAAGCTGGCTGACTTCG GCCTGGCCCGGGCCAAGTCAATTCCAACGAAGACCTACTCCAACGAGGTGGTAACACTGTGGTACCGGCCCCCTGACATCCTGCTCGGGTCCACGGACTACTCCACTCAGATTGACATGTG GGGTGTGGGCTGCATCTTCTATGAGATGGCCACAGGCCGGCCCCTCTTCCCAGGCTCCACAGTGGAGGAGCAGCTGCACTTCATCTTCCGCATCTTGG GAACCCCAAATGAAGATACGTGGCCAGGCATCCTGTCCAATGAAGAGTTCAGGACATACAACTACCCCAAGTACCGAGCCGAGGCCCTTTTGAGCCATGCACCCCG AGTTGACAGCGACGGGGCTGACCTCCTCACCAAGCTGCTGCAG TTTGAAGGTCGCAATCGGATCTCCGCAGAGGATGCCATGAAACATCCATTCTTCCTCAGTCTGGGGGATCGGATCCACAAACTTCCTGACA
- the CDK16 gene encoding cyclin-dependent kinase 16 isoform X3: protein MRVAGAAAVTLERPPHVLPLGNLALYGAHSALHQPLQASWHLPAPGLPSQGIRLLLPLPAHWPWASHSLSSPLTRGAPLEIVHEDLKMGSDGESDQASATSSDEVQSPVRVRMRNHPPRKISTEDINKRLSLPADIRLPEGYLEKLTLNSPIFDKPLSRRLRRVSLSEIGFGKLETYIKLDKLGEGTYATVYKGKSKLTDNLVALKEIRLEHEEGAPCTAIREVSLLKDLKHANIVTLHDIIHTEKSLTLVFEYLDKDLKQYLDDCGNIINMHNVKLFLFQLLRGLAYCHRQKVLHRDLKPQNLLINERGELKLADFGLARAKSIPTKTYSNEVVTLWYRPPDILLGSTDYSTQIDMWGVGCIFYEMATGRPLFPGSTVEEQLHFIFRILGTPNEDTWPGILSNEEFRTYNYPKYRAEALLSHAPRVDSDGADLLTKLLQFEGRNRISAEDAMKHPFFLSLGDRIHKLPDTTSIFALKEIQLQKEASIRSSSMPDSVAGGQRGRASLPH, encoded by the exons ATGAGAGTGGCGGGGGCGGCGGCAGTGACCTTGGAGAGGCCCCCACACGTGCTGCCCCTGGGGAACCTCGCTCTGTACGGGGCCCACTCAGCTCTGCACCAG CCCCTTCAGGCCTCCTGGCACCTGCCTGCCCCAGGCCTGCCTTCCCAGGGCATTCGGCTACTTCTGCCGCTGCCTGCCCACTGGCCCTGGGCAAGCCACAGTCTCAGCTCGCCGCTGACACGGGGTGCTCCACTAG AGATTGTGCATGAGGACTTGAAGATGGGGTCTGACGGGGAAAGTGACCAGGCTTCAGCCACGTCCTCCGATGAGGTGCAGTCACCAGTGAGGGTGCGCATGCGCAACCATCCCCCACGCAAGATCTCCACTGAG GACATCAACAAGCGCCTATCACTACCAGCTGACATCCGGCTGCCTGAGGGCTACCTTGAGAAGCTGACCCTCAACAGCCCCATCTTTGACAAGCCCCTCAGCCGCCGTCTCCGCCGTGTCAGCTTG TCTGAGATCGGCTTTGGGAAACTGGAGACCTACATCAAGTTGGACAAGCTGGGAGAG GGTACCTATGCCACTGTCTACAAAGGCAAAAGCAAGCTCACAGACAACCTTGTGGCACTCAAGGAGATCAGACTGGAACACGAAGAGGGGGCACCCTGCACCGCCATCCGGGAAG TGTCCCTGCTCAAGGACCTCAAACACGCCAACATCGTCACGCTACATGACATTATTCACACGGAGAAGTCCCTCACCCTTGTCTTTGAGTACCTG GACAAGGACCTGAAGCAGTACCTGGATGACTGTGGGAACATCATCAACATGCACAACGTGAAA CTGTTCCTGTTCCAGCTGCTCCGTGGCCTGGCCTACTGCCACCGGCAGAAGGTGCTACACCGAGACCTCAAGCCACAGAACCTACTCATCAATGAGCGAGGAGAGCTCAAGCTGGCTGACTTCG GCCTGGCCCGGGCCAAGTCAATTCCAACGAAGACCTACTCCAACGAGGTGGTAACACTGTGGTACCGGCCCCCTGACATCCTGCTCGGGTCCACGGACTACTCCACTCAGATTGACATGTG GGGTGTGGGCTGCATCTTCTATGAGATGGCCACAGGCCGGCCCCTCTTCCCAGGCTCCACAGTGGAGGAGCAGCTGCACTTCATCTTCCGCATCTTGG GAACCCCAAATGAAGATACGTGGCCAGGCATCCTGTCCAATGAAGAGTTCAGGACATACAACTACCCCAAGTACCGAGCCGAGGCCCTTTTGAGCCATGCACCCCG AGTTGACAGCGACGGGGCTGACCTCCTCACCAAGCTGCTGCAG TTTGAAGGTCGCAATCGGATCTCCGCAGAGGATGCCATGAAACATCCATTCTTCCTCAGTCTGGGGGATCGGATCCACAAACTTCCTGACA
- the CDK16 gene encoding cyclin-dependent kinase 16 isoform X5, producing the protein MDRMKKIKRQLSMTLRGGRGIDKTNGAPEQIGLDESGGGGGSDLGEAPTRAAPGEPRSVRGPLSSAPEIVHEDLKMGSDGESDQASATSSDEVQSPVRVRMRNHPPRKISTEDINKRLSLPADIRLPEGYLEKLTLNSPIFDKPLSRRLRRVSLSEIGFGKLETYIKLDKLGEGTYATVYKGKSKLTDNLVALKEIRLEHEEGAPCTAIREVSLLKDLKHANIVTLHDIIHTEKSLTLVFEYLDKDLKQYLDDCGNIINMHNVKLFLFQLLRGLAYCHRQKVLHRDLKPQNLLINERGELKLADFGLARAKSIPTKTYSNEVVTLWYRPPDILLGSTDYSTQIDMWGVGCIFYEMATGRPLFPGSTVEEQLHFIFRILGTPNEDTWPGILSNEEFRTYNYPKYRAEALLSHAPRVDSDGADLLTKLLQFEGRNRISAEDAMKHPFFLSLGDRIHKLPDTTSIFALKEIQLQKEASIRSSSMPDSVAGGQRGRASLPH; encoded by the exons ATGGATCGGATGAAGAAGATCAAACGGCAGCTGTCAATGACACTCCGAGGGGGCCGAGGTATAGATAAGACCAATGGTGCCCCTGAACAGATAGGCCTGGATGAGAGTGGCGGGGGCGGCGGCAGTGACCTTGGAGAGGCCCCCACACGTGCTGCCCCTGGGGAACCTCGCTCTGTACGGGGCCCACTCAGCTCTGCACCAG AGATTGTGCATGAGGACTTGAAGATGGGGTCTGACGGGGAAAGTGACCAGGCTTCAGCCACGTCCTCCGATGAGGTGCAGTCACCAGTGAGGGTGCGCATGCGCAACCATCCCCCACGCAAGATCTCCACTGAG GACATCAACAAGCGCCTATCACTACCAGCTGACATCCGGCTGCCTGAGGGCTACCTTGAGAAGCTGACCCTCAACAGCCCCATCTTTGACAAGCCCCTCAGCCGCCGTCTCCGCCGTGTCAGCTTG TCTGAGATCGGCTTTGGGAAACTGGAGACCTACATCAAGTTGGACAAGCTGGGAGAG GGTACCTATGCCACTGTCTACAAAGGCAAAAGCAAGCTCACAGACAACCTTGTGGCACTCAAGGAGATCAGACTGGAACACGAAGAGGGGGCACCCTGCACCGCCATCCGGGAAG TGTCCCTGCTCAAGGACCTCAAACACGCCAACATCGTCACGCTACATGACATTATTCACACGGAGAAGTCCCTCACCCTTGTCTTTGAGTACCTG GACAAGGACCTGAAGCAGTACCTGGATGACTGTGGGAACATCATCAACATGCACAACGTGAAA CTGTTCCTGTTCCAGCTGCTCCGTGGCCTGGCCTACTGCCACCGGCAGAAGGTGCTACACCGAGACCTCAAGCCACAGAACCTACTCATCAATGAGCGAGGAGAGCTCAAGCTGGCTGACTTCG GCCTGGCCCGGGCCAAGTCAATTCCAACGAAGACCTACTCCAACGAGGTGGTAACACTGTGGTACCGGCCCCCTGACATCCTGCTCGGGTCCACGGACTACTCCACTCAGATTGACATGTG GGGTGTGGGCTGCATCTTCTATGAGATGGCCACAGGCCGGCCCCTCTTCCCAGGCTCCACAGTGGAGGAGCAGCTGCACTTCATCTTCCGCATCTTGG GAACCCCAAATGAAGATACGTGGCCAGGCATCCTGTCCAATGAAGAGTTCAGGACATACAACTACCCCAAGTACCGAGCCGAGGCCCTTTTGAGCCATGCACCCCG AGTTGACAGCGACGGGGCTGACCTCCTCACCAAGCTGCTGCAG TTTGAAGGTCGCAATCGGATCTCCGCAGAGGATGCCATGAAACATCCATTCTTCCTCAGTCTGGGGGATCGGATCCACAAACTTCCTGACA
- the CDK16 gene encoding cyclin-dependent kinase 16 isoform X1, which yields MRVRRLLGWDPFPSLRPAQVAMDRMKKIKRQLSMTLRGGRGIDKTNGAPEQIGLDESGGGGGSDLGEAPTRAAPGEPRSVRGPLSSAPEIVHEDLKMGSDGESDQASATSSDEVQSPVRVRMRNHPPRKISTEDINKRLSLPADIRLPEGYLEKLTLNSPIFDKPLSRRLRRVSLSEIGFGKLETYIKLDKLGEGTYATVYKGKSKLTDNLVALKEIRLEHEEGAPCTAIREVSLLKDLKHANIVTLHDIIHTEKSLTLVFEYLDKDLKQYLDDCGNIINMHNVKLFLFQLLRGLAYCHRQKVLHRDLKPQNLLINERGELKLADFGLARAKSIPTKTYSNEVVTLWYRPPDILLGSTDYSTQIDMWGVGCIFYEMATGRPLFPGSTVEEQLHFIFRILGTPNEDTWPGILSNEEFRTYNYPKYRAEALLSHAPRVDSDGADLLTKLLQFEGRNRISAEDAMKHPFFLSLGDRIHKLPDTTSIFALKEIQLQKEASIRSSSMPDSVAGGQRGRASLPH from the exons ATGAGGGTCAGGCGACTGCTAGGGTGGGACCCATTCCCATCCCTACGCCCTGCTCAGGTCGCCATGGATCGGATGAAGAAGATCAAACGGCAGCTGTCAATGACACTCCGAGGGGGCCGAGGTATAGATAAGACCAATGGTGCCCCTGAACAGATAGGCCTGGATGAGAGTGGCGGGGGCGGCGGCAGTGACCTTGGAGAGGCCCCCACACGTGCTGCCCCTGGGGAACCTCGCTCTGTACGGGGCCCACTCAGCTCTGCACCAG AGATTGTGCATGAGGACTTGAAGATGGGGTCTGACGGGGAAAGTGACCAGGCTTCAGCCACGTCCTCCGATGAGGTGCAGTCACCAGTGAGGGTGCGCATGCGCAACCATCCCCCACGCAAGATCTCCACTGAG GACATCAACAAGCGCCTATCACTACCAGCTGACATCCGGCTGCCTGAGGGCTACCTTGAGAAGCTGACCCTCAACAGCCCCATCTTTGACAAGCCCCTCAGCCGCCGTCTCCGCCGTGTCAGCTTG TCTGAGATCGGCTTTGGGAAACTGGAGACCTACATCAAGTTGGACAAGCTGGGAGAG GGTACCTATGCCACTGTCTACAAAGGCAAAAGCAAGCTCACAGACAACCTTGTGGCACTCAAGGAGATCAGACTGGAACACGAAGAGGGGGCACCCTGCACCGCCATCCGGGAAG TGTCCCTGCTCAAGGACCTCAAACACGCCAACATCGTCACGCTACATGACATTATTCACACGGAGAAGTCCCTCACCCTTGTCTTTGAGTACCTG GACAAGGACCTGAAGCAGTACCTGGATGACTGTGGGAACATCATCAACATGCACAACGTGAAA CTGTTCCTGTTCCAGCTGCTCCGTGGCCTGGCCTACTGCCACCGGCAGAAGGTGCTACACCGAGACCTCAAGCCACAGAACCTACTCATCAATGAGCGAGGAGAGCTCAAGCTGGCTGACTTCG GCCTGGCCCGGGCCAAGTCAATTCCAACGAAGACCTACTCCAACGAGGTGGTAACACTGTGGTACCGGCCCCCTGACATCCTGCTCGGGTCCACGGACTACTCCACTCAGATTGACATGTG GGGTGTGGGCTGCATCTTCTATGAGATGGCCACAGGCCGGCCCCTCTTCCCAGGCTCCACAGTGGAGGAGCAGCTGCACTTCATCTTCCGCATCTTGG GAACCCCAAATGAAGATACGTGGCCAGGCATCCTGTCCAATGAAGAGTTCAGGACATACAACTACCCCAAGTACCGAGCCGAGGCCCTTTTGAGCCATGCACCCCG AGTTGACAGCGACGGGGCTGACCTCCTCACCAAGCTGCTGCAG TTTGAAGGTCGCAATCGGATCTCCGCAGAGGATGCCATGAAACATCCATTCTTCCTCAGTCTGGGGGATCGGATCCACAAACTTCCTGACA